One segment of Paramormyrops kingsleyae isolate MSU_618 chromosome 8, PKINGS_0.4, whole genome shotgun sequence DNA contains the following:
- the LOC111854134 gene encoding chromobox protein homolog 5-like, with protein sequence MGKKTQQHPDVEEESSNEEEYVVEKVLDRRVVKGRVEYFLKWKGYSEKHNSWEPEKNLDCAELIAEFMKTYVKPTGEGQPKSAGQSGAHSKESSATKRKICTKDDDEQEGSTPKKKEDEVLIARGFERGLQPEKIIGATDSCGDLMFLMKWKDSDEADLVLAKEANKKCPQIVIAFYEERLTWHEDGDKEKGGVTV encoded by the exons ATGGGAAAGAAGACCCAGCAGCACCCAGATGTGGAGGAAGAGTCCTCGAATGAGGAAGAATACGTGGTGGAGAAAGTCCTGGACCGGAGGGTGGTGAAGGGCCGTGTGGAGTACTTCCTCAAGTGGAAAGGCTATTCAGA GAAACACAACAGCTGGGAGCCAGAGAAGAACCTGGATTGCGCTGAGCTCATTGCAGAGTTCATGAAGACCTACGTGAAGCCTACTGGAGAAGGGCAGCCGAAGAGCGCGGGGCAGTCGGGCGCACATTCAAAGGAAAGCTCAGCCACCAAGAGGAAGATCTGCACCAAGGATGATGACGAGCAGGAGGGCTCCACACCGAAGAAGAAGGAG GATGAAGTTCTGATTGCAAGGGGATTTGAGAGGGGACTGCAGCCAGAGAAGATCATTGGTGCAACGGATTCATGTGGGGATTTAATGTTCCTTATGAAGtg GAAAGACTCCGACGAGGCTGACCTCGTGCTGGCCAAAGAGGCCAATAAGAAATGCCCACAGATCGTCATCGCCTTCTACGAGGAGCGTCTCACGTGGCACGAAGACGGGGACAAGGAGAAGGGCGGGGTGACCGTGTGA
- the LOC111854122 gene encoding heterogeneous nuclear ribonucleoproteins A1 homolog isoform X1: MSKEAPREPEQLRKLFIGGLSFETTDESLRAHFEQWGALTDCVVMRDPNTKRSRGFGFVTYSSVEEVDAAMSARPHKVDGRVVEPKRAVSREDSCRPGAHMTVKKIFVGGIKEDTEEHHLRDYFKQFGKIEVIEIMTDRASGKKRGFAFVTFDDHDSVDRIVIQKYHTVNGHNCEVRKALSKQEMMTAGMNMRGRGGGSGSGAGNFSRGGGYGGGFGGGRGSGSNYEGDDYNGFGGDDGYSSGPGYGGSRGYGGGQGYGNQGGGYGGNGGYENYNHGGGGGNFGSGNFGGGSYNDFGNYNSQSSSNYGPMKGGGGFGGRNSGGPYGGGYGGGSGGYGGGSGGRRF, from the exons ATGTCTAAGGAG GCCCCGCGAGAACCGGAGCAGCTTCGCAAGCTCTTCATAGGGGGGCTTAGCTTTGAAACCACTGATGAGAGCCTAAGAGCTCACTTTGAGCAATGGGGAGCCCTTACGGACTGCGTG GTGATGAGGGATCCCAATACAAAGCGTTCAAGAGGATTCGGGTTTGTCACATATTCTTCAGTGGAGGAGGTCGATGCAGCCATGTCTGCCCGACCTCACAAGGTGGATGGCAGGGTTGTAGAGCCAAAAAGGGCGGTGTCCCGAGAG GACTCCTGTAGACCTGGTGCTCACATGACTGTGAAAAAGATCTTTGTTGGTGGCATCAAGGAAGACACAGAGGAGCATCACCTCCGGGATTACTTCAAGCAGTTTGGCAAAATCGAAGTTATCGAGATCATGACTGACAGAGCCAGCGGAAAGAAGAGGGGCTTTGCCTTTGTGACATTTGATGACCATGACTCGGTTGACAGGATCGTCA TTCAGAAATACCACACAGTGAACGGCCATAACTGTGAAGTCAGAAAAGCTCTATCAAAACAAGAAATGATGACTGCAGGTATGAATATGAGAG GACGGGGAGGGGGCAGCGGTAGCGGAGCTGGAAACTTCAGCCGCGGCGGTGGATATGGAG GTGGCTttggaggaggaagaggcagTGGGAGTAACTATGAAGGAGACGATTACAATGGTTTTGGGGGCGATG ATGGATACAGTAGTGGCCCTGGTTATGGAGGGAGCCGTGGTTATGGTGGAGGCCAAGGATATGGGAACCAAGGAGGAGGGTATGGAGGAAATGGAGGGTATGAGAACTACAACCATGGTGGAGGAGGTGGAAACTTTGGCAGTG GGAACTTCGGAGGGGGCAGCTATAATGACTTTGGCAATTACAACAGCCAGTCCTCTTCGAATTACGGCCCGATGAAAGGAGGCGGTGGCTTTGGTGGCAGGAACAGCGGCGGCCCGTACGGTG GGGGTTATGGTGGCGGTTCTGGTGGCTACGGCGGGGGATCTGGAGGCCGCCGGTTCTAA
- the LOC111854122 gene encoding heterogeneous nuclear ribonucleoproteins A1 homolog isoform X2 produces MSKEAPREPEQLRKLFIGGLSFETTDESLRAHFEQWGALTDCVVMRDPNTKRSRGFGFVTYSSVEEVDAAMSARPHKVDGRVVEPKRAVSREDSCRPGAHMTVKKIFVGGIKEDTEEHHLRDYFKQFGKIEVIEIMTDRASGKKRGFAFVTFDDHDSVDRIVIQKYHTVNGHNCEVRKALSKQEMMTAGRGGGSGSGAGNFSRGGGYGGGFGGGRGSGSNYEGDDYNGFGGDDGYSSGPGYGGSRGYGGGQGYGNQGGGYGGNGGYENYNHGGGGGNFGSGNFGGGSYNDFGNYNSQSSSNYGPMKGGGGFGGRNSGGPYGGGYGGGSGGYGGGSGGRRF; encoded by the exons ATGTCTAAGGAG GCCCCGCGAGAACCGGAGCAGCTTCGCAAGCTCTTCATAGGGGGGCTTAGCTTTGAAACCACTGATGAGAGCCTAAGAGCTCACTTTGAGCAATGGGGAGCCCTTACGGACTGCGTG GTGATGAGGGATCCCAATACAAAGCGTTCAAGAGGATTCGGGTTTGTCACATATTCTTCAGTGGAGGAGGTCGATGCAGCCATGTCTGCCCGACCTCACAAGGTGGATGGCAGGGTTGTAGAGCCAAAAAGGGCGGTGTCCCGAGAG GACTCCTGTAGACCTGGTGCTCACATGACTGTGAAAAAGATCTTTGTTGGTGGCATCAAGGAAGACACAGAGGAGCATCACCTCCGGGATTACTTCAAGCAGTTTGGCAAAATCGAAGTTATCGAGATCATGACTGACAGAGCCAGCGGAAAGAAGAGGGGCTTTGCCTTTGTGACATTTGATGACCATGACTCGGTTGACAGGATCGTCA TTCAGAAATACCACACAGTGAACGGCCATAACTGTGAAGTCAGAAAAGCTCTATCAAAACAAGAAATGATGACTGCAG GACGGGGAGGGGGCAGCGGTAGCGGAGCTGGAAACTTCAGCCGCGGCGGTGGATATGGAG GTGGCTttggaggaggaagaggcagTGGGAGTAACTATGAAGGAGACGATTACAATGGTTTTGGGGGCGATG ATGGATACAGTAGTGGCCCTGGTTATGGAGGGAGCCGTGGTTATGGTGGAGGCCAAGGATATGGGAACCAAGGAGGAGGGTATGGAGGAAATGGAGGGTATGAGAACTACAACCATGGTGGAGGAGGTGGAAACTTTGGCAGTG GGAACTTCGGAGGGGGCAGCTATAATGACTTTGGCAATTACAACAGCCAGTCCTCTTCGAATTACGGCCCGATGAAAGGAGGCGGTGGCTTTGGTGGCAGGAACAGCGGCGGCCCGTACGGTG GGGGTTATGGTGGCGGTTCTGGTGGCTACGGCGGGGGATCTGGAGGCCGCCGGTTCTAA
- the copz1 gene encoding coatomer subunit zeta-1 isoform X3, producing MDAIILEPSLYTVKAVLILDNDGERLYAKYYDETYPTVKEQKAFEKNIFNKTHRTDSEIALLEGLTVVYKSNIDLYFYVIGSSHENELMLMSVLNCLFDSLSQMLRKNVEKRALLENMEGLFLAVDEIVDGGVILESDPLQVVHRVALRGDDVPLTEQTVTQVLQSAKEQIKWSLLR from the exons ATGGACGCGATTATTCTG GAGCCCTCTTTGTACACGGTGAAGGCTGTCCTCATACTGGACAATGATGGGGAGAGACTCTATGCAAAG TATTACGATGAGACGTACCCCACGGTGAAAGAACAGAAAGCTTTTGAGAAGAACATTTTCAACAAGACCCACCGCACAGACa GTGAGATTGCTCTGCTTGAGGGACTAACAGTGGTCTACAAGAGCAATATTGATCTATACTTTTATGTAATTGGGAGCTCGCATGAGAATGAG TTGATGCTGATGTCCGTTCTGAACTGCCTGTTTGACTCTCTCAGTCAAATGTTGCG GAAAAACGTAGAGAAGAGAGCTCTTCTGGAGAATATGGAAGGACTTTTCCTTGCTGTCGATGAAATCGTGGATGGAGG AGTGATCTTGGAGAGTGACCCCCTACAGGTGGTGCATCGCGTGGCCCTGAGG GGTGATGATGTTCCTTTGACTGAACAGACGGTCACCCAG GTGCTTCAGTCGGCAAAGGAGCAGATCAAGTGGTCCCTTTTGCGATAG
- the copz1 gene encoding coatomer subunit zeta-1 isoform X2, with translation MCCGVDGDLVEPSLYTVKAVLILDNDGERLYAKYYDETYPTVKEQKAFEKNIFNKTHRTDSEIALLEGLTVVYKSNIDLYFYVIGSSHENELMLMSVLNCLFDSLSQMLRKNVEKRALLENMEGLFLAVDEIVDGGVILESDPLQVVHRVALRGDDVPLTEQTVTQVLQSAKEQIKWSLLR, from the exons ATGTGTTGCGGGGTTGACGGGGATCTTGtg GAGCCCTCTTTGTACACGGTGAAGGCTGTCCTCATACTGGACAATGATGGGGAGAGACTCTATGCAAAG TATTACGATGAGACGTACCCCACGGTGAAAGAACAGAAAGCTTTTGAGAAGAACATTTTCAACAAGACCCACCGCACAGACa GTGAGATTGCTCTGCTTGAGGGACTAACAGTGGTCTACAAGAGCAATATTGATCTATACTTTTATGTAATTGGGAGCTCGCATGAGAATGAG TTGATGCTGATGTCCGTTCTGAACTGCCTGTTTGACTCTCTCAGTCAAATGTTGCG GAAAAACGTAGAGAAGAGAGCTCTTCTGGAGAATATGGAAGGACTTTTCCTTGCTGTCGATGAAATCGTGGATGGAGG AGTGATCTTGGAGAGTGACCCCCTACAGGTGGTGCATCGCGTGGCCCTGAGG GGTGATGATGTTCCTTTGACTGAACAGACGGTCACCCAG GTGCTTCAGTCGGCAAAGGAGCAGATCAAGTGGTCCCTTTTGCGATAG
- the copz1 gene encoding coatomer subunit zeta-1 isoform X1: MPVPVLYRRCSREWATDRRLRVKEPSLYTVKAVLILDNDGERLYAKYYDETYPTVKEQKAFEKNIFNKTHRTDSEIALLEGLTVVYKSNIDLYFYVIGSSHENELMLMSVLNCLFDSLSQMLRKNVEKRALLENMEGLFLAVDEIVDGGVILESDPLQVVHRVALRGDDVPLTEQTVTQVLQSAKEQIKWSLLR; this comes from the exons ATGCCGGTCCCGGTATTATACAGAAGGTGTAGTCGGGAATGGGCGACGGACAGGCGACTACGGGTGAAG GAGCCCTCTTTGTACACGGTGAAGGCTGTCCTCATACTGGACAATGATGGGGAGAGACTCTATGCAAAG TATTACGATGAGACGTACCCCACGGTGAAAGAACAGAAAGCTTTTGAGAAGAACATTTTCAACAAGACCCACCGCACAGACa GTGAGATTGCTCTGCTTGAGGGACTAACAGTGGTCTACAAGAGCAATATTGATCTATACTTTTATGTAATTGGGAGCTCGCATGAGAATGAG TTGATGCTGATGTCCGTTCTGAACTGCCTGTTTGACTCTCTCAGTCAAATGTTGCG GAAAAACGTAGAGAAGAGAGCTCTTCTGGAGAATATGGAAGGACTTTTCCTTGCTGTCGATGAAATCGTGGATGGAGG AGTGATCTTGGAGAGTGACCCCCTACAGGTGGTGCATCGCGTGGCCCTGAGG GGTGATGATGTTCCTTTGACTGAACAGACGGTCACCCAG GTGCTTCAGTCGGCAAAGGAGCAGATCAAGTGGTCCCTTTTGCGATAG